The Bos javanicus breed banteng chromosome 18, ARS-OSU_banteng_1.0, whole genome shotgun sequence genome has a segment encoding these proteins:
- the LOC133230710 gene encoding interferon-inducible GTPase 5-like isoform X1 — translation MSIHGERRRGRYQPPGTNLISERWPACLHVDACGNELAGVPDWEGSWSSSPEDGELGVRQPMASEVFQSCLSQCKILELSKDTRALKEAFEAGDLPAVAAKLQSTLHSLENVRLDVGVTGGMGSGKSTFVNAIRGLGDEDPNSACTGVVEMTVDPTPYPHPKYPSVVFWDLPGVGTPAFRADKYFQRVQLFRYDFFLIITSESFTTDLAELALEILRRGKHFYCVRSKVDVDIAASRSRRPSSFSEERVLNQIRDDCAQRLEAQGLRDPKVFLLSMFELGKYDFHLLEESMVRDLESHKRHAFLVALPNVSKPTLERKAASLRQHTWLVATVACGANPRPVPGLPEVACDLYMLTRALEGYRHSFGLDGGSLVRLAEQTGQPLHKILQVLQGPKTKVTEALVAELLGQASGDASAFSQKLLNVPILGSLASCGLSFATVYRMLRTSLDVAVSDAQSVLGQASLDNPDRRLPDGQWSQPSA, via the exons ATGAGCATCCACGGAGAAAGGAGGCGGGGACGGTACCAGCCCCCTGGAACAAACCTCATTTCAGAAAGATGGCCAGCGTGTCTGCATGTGGATGCGTGCGGGAATGAGCTTGCTGGTGTGCCTGACTGGGAGGGATCTTG GTCATCAAGTCCTGAAGACGGAGAACTGGGGGTCCGGCAGCCGATGGCCAGCGAGGTCTTCCAATCATGCCTCAGCCAATGCAAGATCCTGGAGCTCTCAAAGGACACCAGGGCCCTGAAGGAGGCCTTTGAGGCGGGGGATCTGCCAGCAGTCGCCGCCAAGTTACAATCTACGCTTCATTCTCTGGAGAACGTCCGGCTGGACGTCGGCGTCACCGGGGGGATGGGCTCAGGCAAGTCCACCTTCGTCAATGCTATCCGGGGGCTGGGGGATGAGGACCCCAACTCGGCCTGCACGGGCGTGGTGGAAATGACCGTGGACCCCACACCGTACCCACATCCCAAGTACCCCAGCGTCGTCTTCTGGGACCTGCCGGGCGTCGGCACCCCCGCCTTCCGGGCTGACAAATACTTCCAGCGGGTGCAGCTCTTCCGGTATGACTTCTTCCTCATCATTACCTCCGAGAGCTTCACCACCGACCTCGCTGAGCTGGCTCTCGAGATCCTGAGGCGGGGCAAGCATTTCTACTGCGTCCGCTCCAAGGTGGACGTGGACATCGCGGCCTCCCGCAGCCGCCGCCCCAGCTCCTTCTCGGAGGAGAGGGTGCTCAACCAGATCCGGGACGACTGTGCGCAGCGGCTGGAGG CACAGGGACTCAGGGACCCCAAGGTCTTCCTGCTGTCCATGTTCGAGCTGGGCAAGTACGACTTCCACCTGCTGGAGGAGTCGATGGTGAGGGACCTTGAGAGTCACAAGCGGCATGCATTCCTGGTGGCCCTGCCCAACGTCTCCAAGCCCACACTGGAGCGGAAGGCGGCCTCGCTGAGGCAGCACACCTGGCTTGTGGCCACAGTGGCCTGCGGGGCCAACCCAAGGCCCGTACCAGGCCTGCCGGAGGTGGCGTGTGACCTGTACATGCTCACCCGGGCCCTGGAGGGCTACCGCCACAGCTTCGGCCTGGATGGGGGATCCCTCGTCAGGCTGGCAGAGCAGACAGGCCAGCCCTTGCACAAGATCCTGCAGGTGCTCCAGGGCCCGAAGACCAAGGTCACCGAGGCGCTGGTGGCAGAGCTGCTGGGTCAGGCCTCCGGGGATGCCTCGGCCTTCAGTCAGAAGCTCCTCAACGTGCCCATCCTGGGCTCCCTGGCCTCCTGTGGCCTGTCTTTCGCCACCGTCTACCGGATGCTCCGCACCTCCCTGGACGTGGCTGTCAGTGATGCCCAGAGCGTGCTGGGTCAGGCCTCCCTTGACAACCCCGACCGCAGGCTCCCAGATGGTCAGTGGTCCCAGCCCAGCGCCTAG
- the IRGC gene encoding interferon-inducible GTPase 5, whose amino-acid sequence MATSKLPAVSGEEETTILMAKEELEALRTAFESGDIPQAASRLRELLASSDCTRLEVGVTGESGAGKSSLINALRGLGAEDPDAALTGVVETTIEPSPYPHPQFPDVTLWDLPGAGSPGCSADKYLKQVDFGRYDFFLLVSPRRCGAVETRLASEILRQGKKFYFVRTKVDEDLAATRMQRPSGFSEGAVLHEIREHCVERLRGAGVHDPRVFLVSNLSPARYDFPLLMSTWERDLPAHRRHAGLLSLPDISLEALQKKKDMLQEQVLKTALVSGVIQALPVPGLAAAYDDALLIRSLRGYHRSFGLDDDSLAKLAEQVGKQAGDLRSVIRSPLANEVSPETVLRLYSQSSDGAMRVARAFEKGIPVFGTLVAGGISFGTVYTMLQGCLNEMAEDAQRVRIKALEEEEDTQPDVSLEAAGDNGVEKRGSGEGSMEEAPLSTRRKLGLLLKYILDSWKKRDLAEDK is encoded by the coding sequence ATGGCTACTTCGAAGTTGCCAGCGGTATCCGGGGAGGAGGAGACCACCATCCTCATGGCCAAGGAAGAGCTGGAGGCCCTGCGCACTGCCTTCGAGTCGGGAGACATCCCGCAGGCCGCTTCCCGCCTCCGGGAGCTGCTGGCCTCCTCGGACTGCACCCGGCTGGAGGTGGGCGTCACAGGCGAATCGGGGGCCGGCAAGTCGTCCCTCATCAACGCCCTTCGCGGCCTGGGCGCCGAGGACCCCGACGCGGCCCTCACCGGCGTCGTGGAGACCACAATAGAGCCCTCGCCCTACCCGCACCCGCAGTTTCCAGACGTGACCCTGTGGGACCTGCCAGGGGCCGGCTCTCCCGGCTGCTCGGCCGACAAGTACCTGAAGCAGGTGGACTTCGGCCGCTACGATTTCTTCCTACTTGTCTCACCCCGCCGCTGCGGCGCGGTGGAGACCCGCCTGGCCTCCGAGATCCTGCGCCAGGGCAAGAAGTTCTATTTCGTGCGCACCAAGGTGGACGAGGACCTGGCGGCCACGCGCATGCAGCGGCCCTCGGGCTTCAGCGAGGGGGCGGTCCTGCACGAGATCCGCGAGCACTGCGTCGAGCGGCTGCGCGGGGCCGGCGTCCACGACCCGCGCGTCTTCCTTGTGTCCAACCTCTCGCCCGCGCGCTACGACTTCCCGCTGCTCATGTCCACCTGGGAGCGCGATCTGCCCGCGCATCGGCGCCACGCCGGCCTGCTGTCGCTGCCGGACATCTCGCTGGAGGCCCTGCAGAAGAAGAAGGACATGCTCCAGGAGCAGGTGCTCAAGACGGCCCTGGTGTCCGGCGTCATCCAGGCCCTGCCCGTGCCCGGGCTGGCGGCCGCCTACGACGACGCGCTGCTCATCCGCTCGCTGCGCGGCTACCACCGCAGCTTCGGCCTGGACGACGACTCGCTGGCCAAGCTGGCCGAGCAGGTGGGCAAACAGGCGGGGGACCTGCGCTCCGTCATCCGCTCCCCACTGGCCAACGAGGTCTCCCCTGAGACGGTCCTGCGGCTCTACTCCCAGTCGTCCGACGGTGCCATGAGGGTGGCCCGGGCCTTTGAGAAGGGTATCCCCGTGTTCGGGACGCTGGTGGCGGGGGGCATCAGCTTCGGCACCGTCTACACCATGCTCCAGGGCTGCCTGAACGAGATGGCCGAGGATGCCCAGCGCGTCCGCATCAAGGctctggaggaagaggaggacacTCAGCCCGATGTCAGCCTGGAGGCGGCTGGTGACAACGGAGTGGAGAAACGGGGATCCGGGGAGGGGAGCATGGAGGAAGCCCCCCTCTCGACCCGCCGGAAGCTTGGCCTCCTCCTTAAGTACATTCTGGACAGCTGGAAGAAGCGAGACTTGGCCGAAGACAAATGA
- the LOC133230710 gene encoding interferon-inducible GTPase 5-like isoform X3 encodes MASEVFQSCLSQCKILELSKDTRALKEAFEAGDLPAVAAKLQSTLHSLENVRLDVGVTGGMGSGKSTFVNAIRGLGDEDPNSACTGVVEMTVDPTPYPHPKYPSVVFWDLPGVGTPAFRADKYFQRVQLFRYDFFLIITSESFTTDLAELALEILRRGKHFYCVRSKVDVDIAASRSRRPSSFSEERVLNQIRDDCAQRLEAQGLRDPKVFLLSMFELGKYDFHLLEESMVRDLESHKRHAFLVALPNVSKPTLERKAASLRQHTWLVATVACGANPRPVPGLPEVACDLYMLTRALEGYRHSFGLDGGSLVRLAEQTGQPLHKILQVLQGPKTKVTEALVAELLGQASGDASAFSQKLLNVPILGSLASCGLSFATVYRMLRTSLDVAVSDAQSVLGQASLDNPDRRLPDGQWSQPSA; translated from the exons ATGGCCAGCGAGGTCTTCCAATCATGCCTCAGCCAATGCAAGATCCTGGAGCTCTCAAAGGACACCAGGGCCCTGAAGGAGGCCTTTGAGGCGGGGGATCTGCCAGCAGTCGCCGCCAAGTTACAATCTACGCTTCATTCTCTGGAGAACGTCCGGCTGGACGTCGGCGTCACCGGGGGGATGGGCTCAGGCAAGTCCACCTTCGTCAATGCTATCCGGGGGCTGGGGGATGAGGACCCCAACTCGGCCTGCACGGGCGTGGTGGAAATGACCGTGGACCCCACACCGTACCCACATCCCAAGTACCCCAGCGTCGTCTTCTGGGACCTGCCGGGCGTCGGCACCCCCGCCTTCCGGGCTGACAAATACTTCCAGCGGGTGCAGCTCTTCCGGTATGACTTCTTCCTCATCATTACCTCCGAGAGCTTCACCACCGACCTCGCTGAGCTGGCTCTCGAGATCCTGAGGCGGGGCAAGCATTTCTACTGCGTCCGCTCCAAGGTGGACGTGGACATCGCGGCCTCCCGCAGCCGCCGCCCCAGCTCCTTCTCGGAGGAGAGGGTGCTCAACCAGATCCGGGACGACTGTGCGCAGCGGCTGGAGG CACAGGGACTCAGGGACCCCAAGGTCTTCCTGCTGTCCATGTTCGAGCTGGGCAAGTACGACTTCCACCTGCTGGAGGAGTCGATGGTGAGGGACCTTGAGAGTCACAAGCGGCATGCATTCCTGGTGGCCCTGCCCAACGTCTCCAAGCCCACACTGGAGCGGAAGGCGGCCTCGCTGAGGCAGCACACCTGGCTTGTGGCCACAGTGGCCTGCGGGGCCAACCCAAGGCCCGTACCAGGCCTGCCGGAGGTGGCGTGTGACCTGTACATGCTCACCCGGGCCCTGGAGGGCTACCGCCACAGCTTCGGCCTGGATGGGGGATCCCTCGTCAGGCTGGCAGAGCAGACAGGCCAGCCCTTGCACAAGATCCTGCAGGTGCTCCAGGGCCCGAAGACCAAGGTCACCGAGGCGCTGGTGGCAGAGCTGCTGGGTCAGGCCTCCGGGGATGCCTCGGCCTTCAGTCAGAAGCTCCTCAACGTGCCCATCCTGGGCTCCCTGGCCTCCTGTGGCCTGTCTTTCGCCACCGTCTACCGGATGCTCCGCACCTCCCTGGACGTGGCTGTCAGTGATGCCCAGAGCGTGCTGGGTCAGGCCTCCCTTGACAACCCCGACCGCAGGCTCCCAGATGGTCAGTGGTCCCAGCCCAGCGCCTAG
- the LOC133230710 gene encoding interferon-inducible GTPase 5-like isoform X2 → MPGRWDILSQLCCLSSSPEDGELGVRQPMASEVFQSCLSQCKILELSKDTRALKEAFEAGDLPAVAAKLQSTLHSLENVRLDVGVTGGMGSGKSTFVNAIRGLGDEDPNSACTGVVEMTVDPTPYPHPKYPSVVFWDLPGVGTPAFRADKYFQRVQLFRYDFFLIITSESFTTDLAELALEILRRGKHFYCVRSKVDVDIAASRSRRPSSFSEERVLNQIRDDCAQRLEAQGLRDPKVFLLSMFELGKYDFHLLEESMVRDLESHKRHAFLVALPNVSKPTLERKAASLRQHTWLVATVACGANPRPVPGLPEVACDLYMLTRALEGYRHSFGLDGGSLVRLAEQTGQPLHKILQVLQGPKTKVTEALVAELLGQASGDASAFSQKLLNVPILGSLASCGLSFATVYRMLRTSLDVAVSDAQSVLGQASLDNPDRRLPDGQWSQPSA, encoded by the exons ATGCCAGGGAGATGGGACATCCTGAGCCAGCTCTGCTGCCT GTCATCAAGTCCTGAAGACGGAGAACTGGGGGTCCGGCAGCCGATGGCCAGCGAGGTCTTCCAATCATGCCTCAGCCAATGCAAGATCCTGGAGCTCTCAAAGGACACCAGGGCCCTGAAGGAGGCCTTTGAGGCGGGGGATCTGCCAGCAGTCGCCGCCAAGTTACAATCTACGCTTCATTCTCTGGAGAACGTCCGGCTGGACGTCGGCGTCACCGGGGGGATGGGCTCAGGCAAGTCCACCTTCGTCAATGCTATCCGGGGGCTGGGGGATGAGGACCCCAACTCGGCCTGCACGGGCGTGGTGGAAATGACCGTGGACCCCACACCGTACCCACATCCCAAGTACCCCAGCGTCGTCTTCTGGGACCTGCCGGGCGTCGGCACCCCCGCCTTCCGGGCTGACAAATACTTCCAGCGGGTGCAGCTCTTCCGGTATGACTTCTTCCTCATCATTACCTCCGAGAGCTTCACCACCGACCTCGCTGAGCTGGCTCTCGAGATCCTGAGGCGGGGCAAGCATTTCTACTGCGTCCGCTCCAAGGTGGACGTGGACATCGCGGCCTCCCGCAGCCGCCGCCCCAGCTCCTTCTCGGAGGAGAGGGTGCTCAACCAGATCCGGGACGACTGTGCGCAGCGGCTGGAGG CACAGGGACTCAGGGACCCCAAGGTCTTCCTGCTGTCCATGTTCGAGCTGGGCAAGTACGACTTCCACCTGCTGGAGGAGTCGATGGTGAGGGACCTTGAGAGTCACAAGCGGCATGCATTCCTGGTGGCCCTGCCCAACGTCTCCAAGCCCACACTGGAGCGGAAGGCGGCCTCGCTGAGGCAGCACACCTGGCTTGTGGCCACAGTGGCCTGCGGGGCCAACCCAAGGCCCGTACCAGGCCTGCCGGAGGTGGCGTGTGACCTGTACATGCTCACCCGGGCCCTGGAGGGCTACCGCCACAGCTTCGGCCTGGATGGGGGATCCCTCGTCAGGCTGGCAGAGCAGACAGGCCAGCCCTTGCACAAGATCCTGCAGGTGCTCCAGGGCCCGAAGACCAAGGTCACCGAGGCGCTGGTGGCAGAGCTGCTGGGTCAGGCCTCCGGGGATGCCTCGGCCTTCAGTCAGAAGCTCCTCAACGTGCCCATCCTGGGCTCCCTGGCCTCCTGTGGCCTGTCTTTCGCCACCGTCTACCGGATGCTCCGCACCTCCCTGGACGTGGCTGTCAGTGATGCCCAGAGCGTGCTGGGTCAGGCCTCCCTTGACAACCCCGACCGCAGGCTCCCAGATGGTCAGTGGTCCCAGCCCAGCGCCTAG